In the genome of Populus trichocarpa isolate Nisqually-1 chromosome 6, P.trichocarpa_v4.1, whole genome shotgun sequence, one region contains:
- the LOC7471562 gene encoding cyclin-A2-2 isoform X2 — MRATSFVRILIKTASMQLNNIERLFSADMAGSQTSKLARKCPPKTNAEVAARISMKISPVQEDVKEKLAEELSKIRMGEAQNFTSPAKLEVKQDSLCHGTGEGGVADPMLLIPVSTKFSGVESPLKKEVNEISKKLDASSGASVVDIDLNIKDPQFCSLYAPHIYNNIRVKELDLRPSVDYMEKLQRDISPGMRGILIDWLVEVSEEYTLVPDTLYLTVNLIDRFLSQNYIEKQRLQLLGVTCMLIASKYEEIIPPRVEGFCFITDNTYTRGEVLKMESQVLNFLYFQLSVPTTKTFLRRFIQAAQASCKVPCVELVFLANYLAELTLVEYNFLKFLPSLIAASAVFLARWTLNQSDHPWNSTLEHYTRYTASELKTTVLSLEDLQLNTNGCCLNAIRDKYRQQKFKSVATLTSVRRVSSLF; from the exons ATGCGAGCAACATCTTTTGTGAGAATTCTCATCAAAACTGCATCCATGCAACTAAACAATAT TGAAAGACTATTCTCTGCTGACATGGCTGGTTCACAGACTAGTAAACTAGCTAGAAAATGTCCTCCGAAAACAAATGCAGAGGTGGCTGCTCGTATCTCTATGAAAATTTCACCGGTTCAGGAGGATGTAAAAGAAAAGTTAGCTGAAGAGCTGTCAAAAATAAGAATGGGAGAAGCACAAAATTTTACTTCACCAGCAAAGTTAGAGGTAAAACAAGATAGTTTGTGTCATGGCACAGGAGAAGGTGGTGTAGCAGATCCGATGCTTCTAATACCAGTTTCCACAAAATTTTCTGGAGTTGAAAGCCCTCTAAAGAAAG AAGTAAACGAGATTTCAAAAAAACTGGATGCCTCAAGTGGTGCGAGCGTAGTGGATATTGATTTAAACATAAAAGACCCTCAGTTCTGCAGCTTGTATGCCCCtcatatatataacaatataCGTGTGAAGGAG CTTGACCTAAGACCTTCAGTTGATTACATGGAAAAGTTGCAGCGCGATATCAGTCCAGGAATGCGAGGAATTCTGATTGACTGGCTTGTGGAG GTTTCTGAAGAATATACGTTGGTTCCAGATACTCTTTACCTCACTGTCAATCTCATTGATCGATTCCTCTCACAGAactatattgaaaaacaaagactCCAACTGCTTGGTGTTACTTGCATGTTAATTGCCTC TAAGTATGAAGAAATTATTCCGCCAAGAGTGGAAGGGTTTTGCTTCATCACTGACAATACTTACACAAGAGGAGAG GTTCTGAAAATGGAGAGTCAGGTCCTGAATTTCTTGTACTTTCAGTTATCAGTTCCTACCACGAAAACATTCCTGAG gagATTCATTCAAGCAGCACAAGCTTCTTGCAAG GTTCCTTGTGTCGAACTGGTGTTCTTGGCAAATTATTTGGCAGAGTTGACTCTTGTTGAGTACAACTTCCTAAAGTTCTTACCTTCCCTCATAGCTGCATCCGCTGTTTTTCTTGCCCGATGGACACTCAATCAGTCAGATCATCCATGG AACTCAACTCTTGAGCACTACACTAGATACACAGCATCAGAACTGAAAACTACAGTACTTTCTCTGGAAGATTTGCAGCTGAACACCAATGGTTGTTGCCTAAATGCTATACGCGACAAATATAGACAACAGAAG TTCAAATCTGTAGCAACATTGACCTCAGTGCGACGAGTTTCATCGCTTTTCTGA
- the LOC7471562 gene encoding cyclin-A2-2 isoform X1, giving the protein MNKENATTAKLEEPATRITRARAKALGASVGIYPASKPSFKQEQRHPLRAKTKRAASDENKSASTSIAGFKHKRRAVLKDASNIFCENSHQNCIHATKQYTSKLARKCPPKTNAEVAARISMKISPVQEDVKEKLAEELSKIRMGEAQNFTSPAKLEVKQDSLCHGTGEGGVADPMLLIPVSTKFSGVESPLKKEVNEISKKLDASSGASVVDIDLNIKDPQFCSLYAPHIYNNIRVKELDLRPSVDYMEKLQRDISPGMRGILIDWLVEVSEEYTLVPDTLYLTVNLIDRFLSQNYIEKQRLQLLGVTCMLIASKYEEIIPPRVEGFCFITDNTYTRGEVLKMESQVLNFLYFQLSVPTTKTFLRRFIQAAQASCKVPCVELVFLANYLAELTLVEYNFLKFLPSLIAASAVFLARWTLNQSDHPWNSTLEHYTRYTASELKTTVLSLEDLQLNTNGCCLNAIRDKYRQQKFKSVATLTSVRRVSSLF; this is encoded by the exons ATGAACAAAGAAAATGCAACTACTGCCAAACTTGAAGAGCCCGCTACTCGAATTACACGGGCACGTGCTAAAGCCTTGGGGGCTTCGGTAGGAATATATCCTGCCTCAAAACCCTCCTTCAAGCAGGAGCAGAGGCATCCTCTTAGAGCAAAGACCAAAAGAGCAGCATCAGATGAGAATAAATCTGCTTCGACCTCGATTGCTGGCTTTAAGCATAAGAGAAGGGCGGTGCTTAAAGATGCGAGCAACATCTTTTGTGAGAATTCTCATCAAAACTGCATCCATGCAACTAAACAATAT ACTAGTAAACTAGCTAGAAAATGTCCTCCGAAAACAAATGCAGAGGTGGCTGCTCGTATCTCTATGAAAATTTCACCGGTTCAGGAGGATGTAAAAGAAAAGTTAGCTGAAGAGCTGTCAAAAATAAGAATGGGAGAAGCACAAAATTTTACTTCACCAGCAAAGTTAGAGGTAAAACAAGATAGTTTGTGTCATGGCACAGGAGAAGGTGGTGTAGCAGATCCGATGCTTCTAATACCAGTTTCCACAAAATTTTCTGGAGTTGAAAGCCCTCTAAAGAAAG AAGTAAACGAGATTTCAAAAAAACTGGATGCCTCAAGTGGTGCGAGCGTAGTGGATATTGATTTAAACATAAAAGACCCTCAGTTCTGCAGCTTGTATGCCCCtcatatatataacaatataCGTGTGAAGGAG CTTGACCTAAGACCTTCAGTTGATTACATGGAAAAGTTGCAGCGCGATATCAGTCCAGGAATGCGAGGAATTCTGATTGACTGGCTTGTGGAG GTTTCTGAAGAATATACGTTGGTTCCAGATACTCTTTACCTCACTGTCAATCTCATTGATCGATTCCTCTCACAGAactatattgaaaaacaaagactCCAACTGCTTGGTGTTACTTGCATGTTAATTGCCTC TAAGTATGAAGAAATTATTCCGCCAAGAGTGGAAGGGTTTTGCTTCATCACTGACAATACTTACACAAGAGGAGAG GTTCTGAAAATGGAGAGTCAGGTCCTGAATTTCTTGTACTTTCAGTTATCAGTTCCTACCACGAAAACATTCCTGAG gagATTCATTCAAGCAGCACAAGCTTCTTGCAAG GTTCCTTGTGTCGAACTGGTGTTCTTGGCAAATTATTTGGCAGAGTTGACTCTTGTTGAGTACAACTTCCTAAAGTTCTTACCTTCCCTCATAGCTGCATCCGCTGTTTTTCTTGCCCGATGGACACTCAATCAGTCAGATCATCCATGG AACTCAACTCTTGAGCACTACACTAGATACACAGCATCAGAACTGAAAACTACAGTACTTTCTCTGGAAGATTTGCAGCTGAACACCAATGGTTGTTGCCTAAATGCTATACGCGACAAATATAGACAACAGAAG TTCAAATCTGTAGCAACATTGACCTCAGTGCGACGAGTTTCATCGCTTTTCTGA